One Stigmatopora nigra isolate UIUO_SnigA chromosome 1, RoL_Snig_1.1, whole genome shotgun sequence DNA segment encodes these proteins:
- the LOC144196269 gene encoding putative G-protein coupled receptor 173, with amino-acid sequence MANQSLSSAAEGVLSAHTTPSEGDGDDGGGAGPDGWVQVKLLSLGLIICVSLAGNLSLSLLVARERSLRKAPYLFLLDLCLADAARSAACLPLALASVRGGSTWAYGAPCCKAAAFLAVLFCFHAAFMLLCVAVTRYLAVAHHRFYAKRMTAWTCGGVVCAAWTLAAAMAFPPVLDVGTYKFIGEEDQCTFEHRYLKTNDTLGFMLMLTAAILAAHAFYAKLLLFEYRHRKMKPVQPVPAISQNWTFHGPGATGQAAANWIAGFGRGPLPPTLLGVRQQQQQQQQNPRGNMGQRRRLLAMDEVRSERRLGRMFYALTVLFLLLWAPYVGACFWRVLVASRGVPRRFLSVAVWMSFAQAAVNPLCCLLLNRDLRQALRARLPAYRGAKQHLPQDEAYCIM; translated from the coding sequence ATGGCCAACCAGAGCCTGTCGTCGGCGGCGGAGGGCGTCCTGTCGGCGCACACCACGCCGTCGGAGGGcgacggcgacgacggcggcggcgccggcccCGACGGCTGGGTCCAAGTCAAGCTCCTCtccctggggctgatcatctgCGTCAGCCTAGCGGGCAACCTTTCGCTGTCCCTGCTGGTGGCCCGGGAACGCAGCCTCCGCAAGGCGCCCTACCTGTTCCTGCTGGACCTGTGCCTGGCCGACGCGGCCCGCTCGGCCGCCTGCCTCCCCCTGGCCCTGGCCTCGGTGCGGGGCGGCTCCACCTGGGCCTACGGCGCCCCCTGCTGCAAGGCGGCGGCCTTCCTGGCCGTGCTCTTCTGCTTCCACGCCGCCTTCATGCTGCTGTGCGTGGCCGTCACCCGCTACCTGGCCGTGGCGCACCACCGCTTCTACGCCAAGCGCATGACGGCGTGGACCTGCGGGGGCGTGGTTTGCGCCGCCTGGACGCTGGCGGCGGCCATGGCCTTCCCGCCCGTGCTGGACGTGGGCACGTACAAGTTCATCGGCGAGGAGGACCAGTGCACCTTTGAGCACCGCTACCTGAAGACCAACGACACGCTGGGTTTCATGCTCATGCTgacggcggccatcttggcggCGCACGCCTTCTACGCCAAGCTCCTCCTCTTCGAGTACCGCCACCGCAAGATGAAGCCGGTGCAACCCGTGCCGGCCATCAGCCAGAATTGGACCTTCCACGGACCGGGCGCCACCGGGCAGGCGGCGGCCAATTGGATCGCCGGTTTCGGTCGTGGGCCCCTCCCCCCTACGCTTCTGGGCgtacgacaacaacaacaacagcagcagcagaacCCCCGTGGCAACATGGGACAACGGCGCCGCCTGCTGGCCATGGACGAGGTGCGCTCGGAACGGCGCCTGGGCCGCATGTTTTACGCCCTGACCGTGCTCTTCCTGCTCCTGTGGGCCCCTTACGTGGGGGCTTGTTTTTGGCGCGTCCTAGTGGCGTCCAGGGGCGTTCCACGCCGTTTTTTGTCCGTGGCCGTGTGGATGAGCTTCGCGCAGGCCGCCGTCAACCCGCTGTGTTGCCTGTTGCTCAACCGCGACCTACGGCAGGCCTTGAGGGCCCGCCTCCCGGCCTATCGTGGGGCGAAGCAGCATCTGCCACAGGATGAGGCCTATTGTATCATGtga